One genomic segment of Thermostichus vulcanus str. 'Rupite' includes these proteins:
- a CDS encoding Ycf66 family protein, protein MGNDQLSPIFIVVGIPGMFLTQSPYFLMAALVAIASGAIFAVRFIKREASAEYDVIFATMGLIYSVCLLLEGQRLIPLLFFAQVLLAVMAGWFAIETFRLRILLSEKARQVGGARPTVRRQGFTRTYQPDGYGQGRTVSTRAGGSRIRDTSSYGRSIARRTEDSGPGSGRRPRPQLTSDTRVRPRRRPEVDEYYDEPEPRSRQSSDYDEPAPPPPETRRPRGPAAGEYPEDVQEERGAGTATRRRPPRLPQEEDYADETPPRAPRRVVEVESVEVEEVEPDEYEDDLL, encoded by the coding sequence ATGGGTAATGACCAACTCTCTCCCATTTTCATCGTTGTAGGGATCCCTGGCATGTTTCTCACCCAAAGCCCCTATTTCTTGATGGCAGCGCTAGTGGCTATTGCCAGTGGAGCCATCTTTGCAGTTCGGTTCATCAAGCGAGAAGCTTCCGCTGAGTACGATGTCATTTTCGCCACGATGGGCCTGATTTATTCTGTCTGCCTGTTGTTGGAAGGGCAACGCCTGATTCCGTTGCTGTTTTTTGCCCAAGTGCTATTGGCGGTAATGGCCGGTTGGTTTGCAATAGAAACCTTCCGCTTGCGCATTCTCCTGAGCGAAAAAGCACGGCAAGTGGGGGGGGCTCGTCCGACAGTCCGTCGGCAAGGCTTTACCCGTACCTACCAACCGGATGGTTATGGGCAGGGGCGCACCGTCAGCACCCGTGCCGGGGGATCCCGTATCCGCGATACCTCCTCCTATGGCCGTTCTATTGCCAGGCGGACTGAAGACTCTGGCCCCGGATCTGGCCGTCGCCCTAGGCCGCAATTGACCAGCGATACCCGGGTGCGTCCCCGCCGTCGCCCGGAAGTGGATGAGTATTACGACGAACCGGAACCTCGTTCTCGCCAAAGCTCTGACTATGACGAGCCGGCTCCTCCTCCTCCAGAAACCCGCCGCCCCCGCGGTCCTGCTGCCGGGGAATATCCAGAGGATGTGCAAGAAGAGCGGGGTGCAGGTACAGCCACCCGTCGTCGCCCGCCGCGCCTGCCTCAAGAGGAAGATTATGCAGACGAGACACCGCCCCGTGCCCCCCGCCGAGTGGTTGAGGTGGAGTCAGTGGAGGTAGAAGAAGTAGAACCCGACGAGTACGAGGATGATTTGCTGTAA
- the aroH gene encoding chorismate mutase: MGWRVRAIRGAITVPCNSAEAICTAVTELLDALEHRNALDPAELVSVVFSATPDLNAAFPAQFARRRPGWELVPLLDVQQMEVIGALPRCIRVLIQLNTPLNQTDMQHVYLGGARELRPDLSPV, from the coding sequence TTGGGGTGGCGTGTCAGAGCAATTCGCGGAGCCATAACCGTTCCCTGCAACAGTGCCGAGGCGATCTGCACAGCAGTGACTGAGCTGCTGGATGCCCTGGAACATCGCAACGCTTTGGATCCAGCCGAGTTGGTCAGCGTTGTGTTTTCTGCCACGCCCGATTTGAATGCTGCTTTTCCAGCCCAATTCGCCCGCCGTCGTCCCGGTTGGGAGTTGGTGCCCCTGCTGGATGTACAGCAGATGGAAGTGATTGGCGCTTTGCCCCGGTGCATTCGGGTGTTGATCCAGTTGAATACGCCCTTGAATCAGACAGATATGCAGCATGTTTACTTGGGAGGGGCACGGGAACTGAGACCGGATCTCAGCCCAGTTTGA